The nucleotide sequence GGCCCAAATCAAGGATTTGCTCCGTAAGCCGGACATCAAGAACGTGGACGTTGAAGCCATCAAAGCCGAATTTGCGGCCAAGAATACGAAAAAATAAGCCGAAGGGACTATTTAAGGACGATACACGTGGAAAGAAGCTCTGTCAATTGGATTTGGTGGAGCTTTTTCTTTTCCGGTCGCGTGAGCGCTTGTTGCGTTCGCGGCTCGACAGCTTGGTTTCCAGCTTGCGGATACTCCTCCGGGTTTCGCGGCGCACATCCACCAGTACCCGGTATCGGATTGCCTGACCAAAAATACAGAGCCCGCCGTTGATCAGAACCAGACTATAGGTACCCAGAAGCACCCATTCGATGGTGGGGCTGCCGGTGTGTTTCAAGTGCCCGGCCTCACTGAATACGCACAGGCCATAGCCTACCAGCACCAGGCCCAGCGGCGCCAGGAGCATCCACTTGGTTTGGGTAGACATGTTGGAAATCAATTTCTTTCCGGGGGGGGTAGCGTCAGATTTATCTAAATACATTCTTGGATCGTTTTGTGTGAATAATCAAAAATAATAGGATTCCTACGAAATAGCGCATGAAAACCATCATAAGCTTTGTACTGAGGCATTTTCCGCGTCCTTTCCTGCAACGGATCGGTCATTGGTCGGCTCGGTTTCTGGGCATTTTTCATCCGGGCAATGCAGTGGAATGCCCGGTCTGCGACCATCAGTACGGCAAATTCTTGCCCTACGGCCGCAAAGGTCGCGACAACGCCCTGTGTCCCAACTGCCTGGCGCTGGAACGTCATCGCCTGATGTACCTCTACCTCAAACGGAAAACCAACTTCTTCACCGCTCCGCTCAAAGTACTGCACGTAGCGCCCGAATACTGCTTCATTGACCGCTTCGAGCGTATGAATAATCTGGACTACATCACGGCCGACATCGAATCGCCGCTCGCCAAGGTAAAAATGGACATTCATGCCATCCCTTTTCCGGACAACACCTTCGACGTAGCTTTTTGCAACCACGTCATGGAGCACGTGGACGATTATGTAAAGGCTACCAGCGAACTGCATCGGGTGCTCAAGCCGGGCGGCTGGGCCATCATTCAGTCCCCGCAGGATTTGGCTCGCGCCACCACGTACGAAGACGACAGTATCACTGATCCGCAGGAACGGGAGAAGCATTTTTGGCAGAACGACCATTTACGGCTGTTTGGGCGGGATTACGCACAAGAACTAGCCAAAGGCGGATTCAAGGTCAAAGAAGATCGCTTTGTGATGGACGAACTCACCCAGGAAGAGGTAAAACGGTACGCATTACCCGCCGGCGAATTGATCTATTACTGCGTCAAATAGTCACTTGCCTCAGAAAATACGGCGGGCACCTTCCCTCAGGAACCCAGTACCATAGCCGAATAATTGCACAAAAGAGGCCCCTATACTTAAAAATGCGACGGCCAGGCTCTTGTTTTTAACAAGGGAGTCCAGGAAAATTGTTCCGACAAAAAGCCCCAATACCGCCAGCGATATCCAGAAAAAAGGGCTAAATGCGAAGTACCATAGCGGAATAAATCCACAAAATACAACAAAAAACGCCGGAAAAGCGTGAACTGGCTTGATAAGACCAAGCCCGGGATGCAGCTCGTCAAGTAAAAAACGGGTGCGGCCAAAGGAGTGCACCTGCTTCCAGAAATCACGAAAGGTACCCCTCCGTTTGTGGTATACGTAAGCGTCGGGAATTAGGCCCATGCGGTAATTATGGCTCCGCAAGCGGATGCCCAGTTCAATATCTTCCCCCATGTCACGCTTGGCAAAACCACCTGTTTCCTGGAATACCCGCCGCGACATCCCCATATTGAAGCTACGGGGCTGAAAAGCTCCTCCCGCATTTTTGGTTTTCCCCCGGATACCCCCCGTCGTGAAAAATGACGTCATGGCGTAGCTGATGGCTTTTTGAAGGGTAGTGAAATTAGCATCGGCCCGGTCGGGGCCGCCATACGCATCGAGAAATTCCCGGCTGAGGCGCTGGTCGACGGTAGTAAGGTAGTGGGGCGGGATGATGGTATCCGAATCGAACACGATCAGGTAGTCGCCCTTGGCCTTGCTGAAACCGTAATTGCGGGCAAAACCCTGTCCGACGTTTTCGATAAAAAAATAGTGAATGTCGAGTCGGGTATTGTACTTGTCTACGATCTCCCAAGCCGTCCTGGTCGAGCCATCCTCCACCACAATGACCTCGAAGTCGCGGTACTGCTGCCGGGTAAGGCTTTCCAGCAGTTCGTCCAGTTCTTCGGGACGATTAAAAACGGGTACTACAATGGAGTAGGTACGCAAATTAGTGGTCAGTTGACAGGGGACAGTTGACAGTGTTTTCTATCTTGTACGTCAACTCTTCCCCTTGTATTGCGATTTGTTCACGGGTGTTCAGCCAGAATCTCTTTCAGGGATTCTTCATTTGCCCGCATGATTTCCTCCAGATGGCTATCCTCTAAGGCCGTGGACAGGAACATACTCTCGAATTGGGAAGCTCCCAGGTAAATTCCCCGATTGAGCATGGCGTGGAAGTATTTGCCATACAATCCCAGATCCGATGATTTGGCGGAAGGGAAATCACGTACGACCTGATCGGTGAAGAACAATGTGTACATCGAGCCGATCTGGTTGACGGTGTAGTTCAATCCTAACTTCTCCATGCTCGCCCTAAAACCCTGCGCCAGCTTCACTCCCGATTGATCCAGTTGCAGATATATTTCCTGATGCGTGTCCAGGTAGTCGAGCATCGCCAGGCCGGCTGCCATCGCAATGGGATTTCCCGACAGGGTACCTGCCTGATACACGGGACCAGCGGGTGAGACGTAATTCATGATTTCTTCTTTTCCGCCATACGCTCCCACGGGCATACCTCCCCCGATGATTTTACCCAGGGTTGTCATGTCGGGTAGTACACCGAAACGCTCCTGGGCACCGCCTTTCGAAAGTCGGAAACCGGTCATCACTTCATCAAAAATATAGATGATTCCTTCTTTGTCACAGATAGACCGTAATCCTTCCAAAAAGCCTGTTTCGGGCAGGACGCATCCCATGTTGCCCACGACGGGCTCAATGATGATGGCAGCAATTTGGCCGGGATTGGCATCGACCAACAGCTGCACCGCTTCCAGGTTGTTGTAGGGTGCGGTCAGGGTGTCCTGAGCTACCCCTTTGGGTACCCCGGGGCTGTCGGGGGTACCAAAGGTAACCGCCCCGCTGCCTGCCGCAATCAGGAAGCTATCCGCATGACCGTGGTAGCACCCCTCAAACTTTATGATTTTGTCGCGCCCCGTGAAGCCCCGGGCCACCCGGATGGCTGACATGGTGGCTTCGGTACCTGAATTCACCATACGCACTTTCTCGACCGAAGGTACCATACCGACGATGCGCTCAGCCATTTCCACCTCCCGCCGGGTCGGAGCACCAAACGAAAAGGAATGCTGGACGGCATCCGAAACCGCTTTTTCCACCAATTCGTGCCCGTGGCCCAAAATCATCGGACCCCAGGAATTGATCAGCTCAAGGTACCGGTTGCCGTCTTCGTCAAAAATATAAGGTCCTTTGGCCGACTTGATAAAAAGAGGGGTACCTCCTACGGCCTTAAAGGCACGAACGGGCGAATTGACGCCGCCTGGAATGAACTGATTGGCTTTTTCGAAAAGTGCCTGACTGGTGGGAATATTCATACGATTGGTAAGCGAATGGCTGGTAAGAAAGTATTTAGGGATAGCTAATTACAGCGGAAACTTTTGGCTAGAAGGGTCAATTGGGCCAGGGTACCCAGCGCGTGTCGTTGTATTCGAGAATGGCGGAAACGGAATTTTCGCGTGACTTGGTATAATCAAAGCCCGAAAGCAGGTAATCGTCCACATATTTCCGGAGCTCAATTCCGTCTTTCATGCGCTCGTTGTACTTGCCGATCATGCGCCCAAAAAACAGAAGTTGATCATACCCCTGGTACGAATACACAGAAGGTAGGGTGTTGGTTTTGTCAAAATAGTCTTTCTGGAAAGTTTTGACGCTATCTTTCATAATATCCACGTAGTCCGTTTCGATCAGGTACAGATTTCCGCCGTAGCCGGTGGGCCGCACTCGATTGAAATCAAAACTGTTGGCTACCGCGATGACCAGAATTCCGTTCAGCTGCCGACCCGCCAGTACGTTCATGAGCGAAGGTCCTGCTTTTGAATCGGTGGAAAACAGTACCACATGGTTAGGTTTCTCCTTTTCAAAATTCGACATCTGCTCATTCAACACCGAAGCCGAACCATCTATTTCCTTTATTTCCAGTACTTTTCCCCCCGCACGAATCAATTCGCTGCGGTAGGCGAAAGCCATGGACGAATCCTTGGCGTTGTGGCCATAGTAAATGGCCGCCAGGGGTAACCGGTTTTTGGTTTTGGCAAGCCGGACGGCCTGTCGGACCTGGGTTTGCAGAGAAGGGTGCGCGAGGTACACCAGTTTGCCATTGACCAGTATACTGCTATCCGTAGCCAGGGGATTGAGCAGGGCAATGTTGTTAAGATTGGCGTAGTCGGCTACCATCTCGAAAGTCTGTGAGTAGAGTGGGCCGAAAATAAGGTCCGCCTGCCGGAAATGTACATTGTTCACCATTTCCAGGATCTTATCCTCTTCATTTCCCACGTCGTAGGCCTGGATATTGATCAGGATACCTTCGGATTTGAGCTGCTGACGGGCCACCTGCATGCCGGAATAATAGTCGTAGGCGTACTGATTGGGCAGATACCGCTTGTTGGCTTTCAATTCGTCCAATCGAAAGGGAAACAGTACCGCCAAGTTATAGTACCCCTTCGTCCATTTCTTTTCGTAGGGTGGATTTTTGGTAGCAGTAGGATCTACGGCTGTCGGTTCCGGCTTGGCTACTTCGATACCGTACTGATTGGTCAGCCGATCGGATAGTTCCAGATCGGCTTTGGAAGACGAGGATTTCTGGATCAATTGCACCAGTGCCAGCGCCACCACGCGGTCGTTGGGATATTCCGAATTCAATGATTTCAGCACCTGCAGGTCTTTCTGTCCCGCAAGAAAATGTTGTTTGATTCCCTGAACGTCTTTACCCAGCGAAGGATCTCCAATCCGGTTGAGGAAGTCGAAGGCGCGCCGGAAGTCTCCCAGTTCGAAATAATTATTGGCTAGCAGGTAGTAAGCTTCGTCGCGCTGGGGCCAGGTGGCATAGCGGGTCAGCAACTGGCGCAGCATCAGGTTGCTTTCGTTGTACCGCTTCATCATATGGGCCGACAGGGCATAGTAGAAATGAGCCAGCGGCGCGTAGGTATCATTGGCATTGCTGGAGGTAATATCACCGAACTCCCGCATGGCCGCTTCGAATTTCCCCTGGCGGTAAAAGCTCATGCCCTCCATAAACTTGCGTTCCGGCTGATCGAAAAGCTGGGCCTGTGCCTCCACCGCAATCAGTGCAAAACAGGCAAAAAGTACATTACGAAACCGAGTCATAGGGACTTTTGTCGGGGTGATGGTTTAACCAGTAAAATACGAAAAGACTGGCAATCTAAAAAACAGGGGTACCGTTTGCCAAGCAAAACGCTACCCCTACCTTTCAAATTGGATGACTATCAATTTTTTGATTTACGTTTTCCCTGTTTTCTCTCAAGCTCAGCCTGCTTCTTTTTGGCTTCCTCCCCGGCTTGCAGCGTTTTTTCCAGGTACTGTTGAAACTTCGACTGCTTCTTTTGTCCGTTGGCATTCTTGGCACGGTTCTCATCAAGAATCCGCTTGATCTTGTCCTCATCTACAAACCGGCGGATGATCAACTGCTGGCCAATGGTAACGACGTTCGAGACAAAATAGTAGAAGGTAAGACCCGCCGGAAAATTATTCAGCACGAACATGAACATCAGAGGCATGACGTAGCTCAGGAACTTCATGTTCACGGGTCCCGGCTGGGTCGGCGTCATCTGATTGTTATAGTAGGCATAGGCAATGCTGGAGGCGGTCATCATTAGTGTGAATAAACTCACATGACTACCATAAAAGGGCAATGTAAAGGGTAGCTTGATGAAAGAATCGTAGGTCGAAAGATCTTTGGCCCATAGAAACGACTCCTGACGCAGTTCGATCAGATTGGGAAACAGGAAGAACAGTGAAAACAGGATGGGCATGGTAGCCAGCACGGGCACACAACCGCTGAGCGGACTCACGCCTACCTGCTGATAGAGCTTCATCTGATCCTGCTGTTGTTTGGCCATGTCATCCCCGTTCTTTTCCTTTAGTTCGGCCAGTTCGGGGGCCAGTACCCGCATCTTGGCCATACTCACGTACGATTTGTAGGTGAGGGGAGTCAGCAGGGTTTTGACGATCAGCACCAGGCAAATGATGAGGATACCGTAGTTGGAGAAAACATTTTCCAGCAGAGTAAAGAGGGGTACCAGAAAATACTTGTTGATGGGTTTAAGAAAAGCATAACCCAGGTACACGTTTTCGTCAAAGTTCTCGATGGGTAAGTTTTTCAGTATCTGGTAGTCGTTAGGGCCTAGATAATACTGGAATCGGGCAGTGCCATCCTGTGCAGCCGCGGAAGCCAGGGTAGCTTTCACGTCGAGGGTTTTCACGATCGTGCTGTCGGCAGGATTGACCTTCGCTTCCAGTTTGACATCCTGTAAAGGTGCATTTTTGGCGATCAGGCCGGCCAGAAAGTACTTATGCTTCATGGTAAACCACTGCACCGGACTTTCGGCATCGGCTTCCACATTACTGTCGGGGGTCGGCGACAGGCTCTCCAACTCGTCGGTATAATAGTTGATGGTAACGACCTTGCGGTTTTCCTGCATGTCGTTCTCGAACTGGAGCATGTCGTTTTGCCAGTTGAACAACATCGGCTTATCTGCTTGTCCTACCCCCTGGTTCTTGATTCCATAATCGATCACATAACCTGATCCCCGTACCAGATACGTTTGCTCAACAAACTGATTATCAGATAAAGCCAAACGATACGTGACCAGGGCCGAATCATTTTCCGCCAGGGTACGGTTGGTGGCCGTGGTAGTGAAATAGAGATTGGCCAGATCCATATTTCCCCGCTGGGTGGGCAGTTGGAGCTGAAAGCGGCTGTGCTTATCCGATATTAGATAGAGTGGCTTCTGATCATAGGTTTTGTATTTTTTCAACATCACCTCCTTCATCACTCCTCCTTTATTCGAGAATACTACCCGAACATCGTTGGTTTCGATCGTCAGATCCTGCGCCTGCCCCTGGGCTGCTGTCGCAAAATCACCATAGGTTTCTTTGAGTCGGGCGGTATCCGGCGCGGTGGCCGCCGCAGGTCCATAGAGGGTATCGGACACGGCAGGGGCCGGGGTAGCCTGGGTAACTTGTTCCTGCGTGACAGGGGTAGGTTCTTCCCGCGGCACCAACACCTGGTACCCGATCAGCATGAGCAGAATGAGCACCAGGCCAATAACTTGATTTCTTTCCATTAGTAGGCAATGAATTATAAAAAAGTAGTCTCAAATCCGGGATTAGAGGTACGCAGCGAACTAATATACTTTCTGCGATTGCCGGATTTGGGACTGCAAAGGTAAGGAAGATTTTTATGGATTGGGATTATTGTTCGTGATGATTCCATTAACCTACTGCATCACAGCGCGTTTCTGCAAAGAGTAAGCCAAAGCGGATTCCACAAAATTCACAAACAGGGGGTGAGGGCTCATTACGGTACTTTTTAATTCGGGATGGAACTGAACTCCGATAAAAAACGGATGATTCGGCAACTCCATCATCTCCACCAGGTTGTTTTCGGGATTGATGCCCGTGGCTTTCATACCCCCCTCTTCAAAAGCCTTGAGGTAGGCGTTGTTGAACTCGTACCGGTGGCGGTGCCGCTCAGTAATGCTGGTTTTTCCGTAGATCCGGTGGGCCATCGAATCTTTCTTAATCTTGCACGTATAGGCTCCCAGACGCATGGTACCCCCTTTATTGGTCACATCCTTCTGGTCATCCATCAGGTTGATCACAGCATGCTTGGCCTCTTTATCCATTTCATAGGAATGCGCTCCTTCAAGCCCCAGCACATTACGGGCAAATTCGATCACGGCCATCTGCATACCCAGACAAATCCCAAAGAAGGGAATACCGTTTTCACGTACGTAGCGAATCGCCTCAATTTTACCCTCGATTCCCCGCTCCCCAAAGCCCGGCGCTACCAGTACTCCATCCAGGTCGGAAAGTTTTTCAATGGCATTTTCCGGCGTAAGCGACTCGGAATGAATCCATTCGATATGGACCTTACACTCATTGACGGCACCCGCATGAATAAATGATTCGGCGATGGATTTATAGGCATCGTGCAATTCGACGTACTTACCTACCAGTCCAATCCGGATTGAATCGGTTGGATTTTTAAGCTTGGAAATGAAATCCTTCCACGAATCCAGCTCAGCGTCCTGATCATTGTAAATATCGAGCATATACAACGCCCGCTGGTCCAGGCGCTCTTTACGCATGAGCAGGGGTACATCATAGATGGTTTCGGCATCCATGGCTTCGATTACGGAATTAACCTGGACGTTACAGAAAAGCGCGATTTTCTTGCGCAGGTCGGTCGGTAGTGGATGTTCGGTGCGGCACACCAGAATATCGGGCTGAATACCCGCTTCCTGCAACATGCGCACCGAGTGCTGGGTAGGTTTGGTTTTGAGCTCACCCGCCGACGACAGGTAAGGAATCAGCGTAAGGTGAATAATCAGGGTATCGTTTTCACCCAATTCAAACTTGATCTGCCGTACGGCCTCGATGAAAGGCAGCGACTCGATGTCGCCCACACAGCCGCCGATTTCGGTAATGACTACATCATACTCCCCGGTTTCCCCGAGCAGCATCATGTTTTTCTTGATCTCGTCGGTGATATGGGGTACCACCTGCACGGTGCGGCCCAGAAAATCACCGCGCCGCTCGCGCATGATGACGTTGTAGTAGATACGGCCCGTGGTGACATTGTTGGCCTGGGAAGTACGGACATTCAGAAAACGCTCGTAGTGCCCCAGGTCGAGATCGGTCTCGGCCCCATCGTCCGTGACGTAGCACTCCCCGTGTTCGTAGGGATTGAGTGTACCCGGATCTACATTGATGTAGGGATCGAATTTCTGAATGGTGACTGAAAGCCCTCTGGATTGCAGTAATTTGGCCAGTGAGGAGGCAATGATACCCTTGCCTAGTGATGAAGTGACGCCGCCCGTAACGAAAATGTACTTAGCGGTCTTTTGCCCGTTAGAAGCCATAAGACGTTGCTTTTTTTCTTTGATTACGGGAAACAAAGGTACTAAAAAGCAATGGGCTTTTGGCTATTCGTTTCTGGTTTTATGACAAATGATCCTTAAAGCTCTCGTACCCATAGCTTCGCACCAGGCGAAAACTTTCGTCGGCTTGCCAGATCCCGATGGAAGGCAGATTCACGCCATTGAAGGTCGTCGTCTTCACCATCGTGTAGTGAATCATATCTTCAAAAATCAGTTGATCACCTACCGCCAGGGGTTTATCAAACGAATAATCACCCATGAAGTCGCCCGCCAGGCAAGTCATGCCCCCTAGGCGGTAGGTTGGCTTACCAGCCACAGGTTCGTGGTGAGCCCCTACGATGTAGGGTTTGTAGGGCATTTCGAGCGTGTCGGGCATGTGGGCGGCGAAGGAAACGTCCAGCACCGCCACCTGAATGCCCTGACTATCCATGATATCCAGTACCGTAGACACCAGGGTACCTGTCCGCCAGGCAATGGCCGAGCCCGGTTCCAGAATCACCTCGAGATCGTATTTTTCCCGAATTCCTCTCACCAACCGCACTAGCCGGGCAATGTCGTAGCCCTCGCGGGTCATCAGGTGGCCGCCGCCCATGTTGAGCCATTTGGCTTGGTGAAGCAGATCGCCAAATTTGGCTTCCAGCGCGGCCAACGTACGTTCCAGCGTGTCTGAACCATTTTCACAGAGGGTATGAAAATGAATTCCCTCCACCCCTTCGGGCAAGGTACCCCCAAATTTATCCCAGGTTTCGCCCAGCCGGGAACCAGGTACACAAGGATTGTACATATTGGCTTCCACTTCCGAATATTGCGGATTGACCCGAATCCCCATAGAAATTTTCTGTTCGGGATTTTGGGCATTGTAGTCCCCTACCCGATCCTTAAACCGATTGAACTGACTGAGTGTGTTGAATGTAATATGGCTGCTGCGTTGCAGCACCTCGTCGAACTCCCGGTCCAAATAGGCCGGAATGTAGGTGTGCGCTTTGACGCCCAGAAAATCGTTGATCAGTTTTATTTCGTTCAGCGAACTCGCTGTGGCCCCACTCAGGTACTCCCCCACGATCGGAAAAACACTATACATGGAAAAGGCCTTCAACGCCAGAATGATGGTACAGCCTGCCTCCTTCTGCACGCGGTCGATAAGTTCCAGATTGGCGCGGAGCAGTTTTTCGTCCAGTACGTAACAAGGGGAAGGTACTTTGGTATAATCGATGGACGGCTTCATTAGATAGGAGATATGAATTATTAGATATTTATGAGAATCGCTCGTAGCCAATAAGAGTTTTCCTGAAATAGGAAGGTACCAGCTATTCAAACCAAGAAGCAGAATTAGCTACTTTTGTTGCAAAAATAGCCGCCGATCGTGACCTAACCTATCTCATAATTCATATCTCCTATCTCATATCTACAAAAAATGCCTTTCCTTGTCCTCGATATTGAAATGACGGGCCCCGAGCCCGGCTGGAATGAAATCATCCAATTGGGCGCCGAACTCTTTGACGATCAATGGAACGCCCTGGGTACCTACCTGCAGAATGTGTATCCCGAAAATGAGGAAGCCTTTACGGCCAAATCGGAAGAAGTGCATGGTCTTTCGCTGGACGATCTGGAAGACGCTCCAATGATTTACGATGTGATTCCCGAATTTGAAAAATGGATCAAGTCCAAAACCAACGGCGGGCCGCTTTCCAAAGTAATCATCTGCGGTCAGAGCGTGATATATGACATCAATTTCTTACGCTTTGCCTACCGGAACGAGAAAATGCACTGGCCCTATAACAACAAAATGCTGGATCTGCACACGGTTTCCTACCTGTATTTTATGATATTGGAAAAGAACGGCATCTCGGTACCCCGGTCCCTGAGCCTAGGGGCGGTATCGGGCTTTTTTGGATTTGAGCGTGAAGAGGATACCCACAATGCCCTGGAAGACGCTCAGTTGACCGCCCGGTGTTTCAAGGCAATTTTCACCAAGCTCAAGGACGTAAAAATGGCTTAAAACCTATGGTTGATTACAATCCCAAGGAGTGGTTCCGGTTCATTTTCTTTTTCCCGCGGGCCGATACGGTACGCAAGCTTCTGCCGCTGCTGATTTCGATCGGGGTATATGCTACCCTGCTCGCCTATCTCATCATCGACTATTGGAAAATCGGCCAAAATTCGGATTTAAAAAATGTCTCCCTGATGCATTCGCTGTTGGGGTTCGTCATTTCATTACTGCTGGTATTCCGAACGAACACCGCCTATGACCGCTGGTGGGAAGGCCGTAAGCAATGGGGTACCCTGGTCAATATCAGCCGCAACCTGGCTTTGAAAATGGATGCGCTGCTGGATGAAAACGATCGGGAAAACAGAACCTATTTTCACGCTACCATACCCAATTTCGCTTTTTCGCTCAAAAACCATTTGCGGAAGAAGTACCTGCCCTCAGAGTTTGAAGATAGTGCCGCTTTTCCGCTTAGTGCGATCCAAAGCCAGGAGCACGTCCCGTTGCAATTTTCATCGGCAATTTCAAAGAAAGTCATTCAACTGCAAAAGAAAGGGGTACTTCTGCCGGAACACCTGCTGCTGATCAAGCCCGAACTCGAAGCCTTCATGAATATCTGCGGGGCCTGCGAGCGCATCAAGAATACGCCGATCCCCTTCTCATACAGCTCGTTTCTCAAAAAATTCATCTTCACATACTGCATAACCCTACCCCTCGGCTTCGTATTCAGCCTGCACTATCTGGTGGTACCTTTTGTTATGTTCGTTTTTTACATCCTGGGTAGCCTGGAAGTCATTGCCGAAGAAATTGAAGATCCGTTCGGAACGGATGCGAACGATCTGCCGACTGATACGATTTGCCGTACCATCCGCACGTCGATCCAGCAATTGCTCAATGAGGTACCTAATCAATAAGTGGTTTTTCCATAGTACTCTCCCATCACAACCTGCGCCTGTTTGTTTTGGGGTGAAAAAGGATCACGAGCCCGGTCGCCGCTCCGCAGATTGGGAAACCACTTCCAGGCAAAACCCCCGGCCATCCAGTCACTGGTCCACACTTCGCCAAACAGTACTTCGTAGGCTCTGGCCTGCAGTGCTTCATTCTCGGCAGCACCGCGTTCGGATTCCCAGGGACGCCGGGTGGCGTAGTCGCTGCTTGTATAGCCATATTCGGTGAACAGAATCGGCTTTTGCACTTTGGCCGCTAACTTCGCCATGGCTTTGAGGTGTTTCTGCCACCCTTTTTTCAGTTCCGGCAAGTCGGGGACTGCTCCTCTGAAAGGGGGAAGTACGCGTCGATGCCTATGAAATCCAGCTCCTGCCAGAAAGGTACCTCCTGGTACACATCCCAGTTTTCGGCATAGGTGAGCTGCCCTTTATAGATTTTCTTAATGTCCCGGATAATCTGGAACCAGAACTGCGGGCGTTTCTTCACGAAGGTTTGCATTTCGGTACCAATGCAATACAGTTCGACATGCGTGGTATCGGCAATACGGGCAAAATTCAAAAGATATTCTCCGTACCCTTTTTCAAAAGTCTTCCAGTCTTCCTCGTTGGTCAGGTCGTAGTGCCCCGTGAAAGTACCGTGCCCAATCCACATATGCGGCTTCAGCATCACTTTCAGCCCTTGGGCGTGGGCCATCTGCACGCAGTGCGCCACTCCCAGGGGCGATTCACCCCACCATTTCCACTGGTTGTTTTTACCGTATACAAAATTGGGGGTACCTCCCTCGGTAAAACCATAGGGCATCAGGGCTACCCATTCGGCGTTAATTTGTTTGACCGGCACATAGGTGGTATCGGCCAGCGAATCACGCGGAGCCACGAACGAGACGCCTTTTATTTTTGCCCCATTATAGCGGTAGGGCTTGTCCGATGAGACCGATGAGCAGGAAATAAAATTTCCTGCCAAAATACTGATCCAAATGGTAACAATCAGGTGATTCATAAAACGTACGGCCACGAGGATACTTGATTTGGGATAGGAAATCAGTCTATCTGCTTTCATTGCAGATATCAAGATTGCAAAAAATTTTCAAGCTCTAAAATTTACCTTTTTTCAAATAACACTTTCATAAAAGGGTCATTTTCTCTTATTTTTTGCAAAAACGCAATAAAGTAGTTTGCAAAACAACAGTTTCAGTCGGAAAAATGGATAATATTCTGTATATTATCACTAAATCATCACGAATCCAACTAATATTCCGAATTTGATTATAATATAAAATTATATTTTATTTGACCTCGGGCCAATTATAGTATAATGGCCTAACAACTCACCTAATCAACATACAAACATGAAAAAGCTACTATATAGCGCCTTAGCGGTCGCAACATTTCTATTTATCGCCAATACCGTATCGGCCCAGAGCAATACAATAGTCGATCCCGGCTATTCGGTAAACAACTATAAGCATCCCAATAAAGCAAAAAA is from Salmonirosea aquatica and encodes:
- a CDS encoding class I SAM-dependent methyltransferase — encoded protein: MKTIISFVLRHFPRPFLQRIGHWSARFLGIFHPGNAVECPVCDHQYGKFLPYGRKGRDNALCPNCLALERHRLMYLYLKRKTNFFTAPLKVLHVAPEYCFIDRFERMNNLDYITADIESPLAKVKMDIHAIPFPDNTFDVAFCNHVMEHVDDYVKATSELHRVLKPGGWAIIQSPQDLARATTYEDDSITDPQEREKHFWQNDHLRLFGRDYAQELAKGGFKVKEDRFVMDELTQEEVKRYALPAGELIYYCVK
- a CDS encoding glycosyltransferase; protein product: MRTYSIVVPVFNRPEELDELLESLTRQQYRDFEVIVVEDGSTRTAWEIVDKYNTRLDIHYFFIENVGQGFARNYGFSKAKGDYLIVFDSDTIIPPHYLTTVDQRLSREFLDAYGGPDRADANFTTLQKAISYAMTSFFTTGGIRGKTKNAGGAFQPRSFNMGMSRRVFQETGGFAKRDMGEDIELGIRLRSHNYRMGLIPDAYVYHKRRGTFRDFWKQVHSFGRTRFLLDELHPGLGLIKPVHAFPAFFVVFCGFIPLWYFAFSPFFWISLAVLGLFVGTIFLDSLVKNKSLAVAFLSIGASFVQLFGYGTGFLREGARRIF
- the hemL gene encoding glutamate-1-semialdehyde 2,1-aminomutase, which translates into the protein MNIPTSQALFEKANQFIPGGVNSPVRAFKAVGGTPLFIKSAKGPYIFDEDGNRYLELINSWGPMILGHGHELVEKAVSDAVQHSFSFGAPTRREVEMAERIVGMVPSVEKVRMVNSGTEATMSAIRVARGFTGRDKIIKFEGCYHGHADSFLIAAGSGAVTFGTPDSPGVPKGVAQDTLTAPYNNLEAVQLLVDANPGQIAAIIIEPVVGNMGCVLPETGFLEGLRSICDKEGIIYIFDEVMTGFRLSKGGAQERFGVLPDMTTLGKIIGGGMPVGAYGGKEEIMNYVSPAGPVYQAGTLSGNPIAMAAGLAMLDYLDTHQEIYLQLDQSGVKLAQGFRASMEKLGLNYTVNQIGSMYTLFFTDQVVRDFPSAKSSDLGLYGKYFHAMLNRGIYLGASQFESMFLSTALEDSHLEEIMRANEESLKEILAEHP
- a CDS encoding ABC transporter substrate-binding protein; the encoded protein is MTRFRNVLFACFALIAVEAQAQLFDQPERKFMEGMSFYRQGKFEAAMREFGDITSSNANDTYAPLAHFYYALSAHMMKRYNESNLMLRQLLTRYATWPQRDEAYYLLANNYFELGDFRRAFDFLNRIGDPSLGKDVQGIKQHFLAGQKDLQVLKSLNSEYPNDRVVALALVQLIQKSSSSKADLELSDRLTNQYGIEVAKPEPTAVDPTATKNPPYEKKWTKGYYNLAVLFPFRLDELKANKRYLPNQYAYDYYSGMQVARQQLKSEGILINIQAYDVGNEEDKILEMVNNVHFRQADLIFGPLYSQTFEMVADYANLNNIALLNPLATDSSILVNGKLVYLAHPSLQTQVRQAVRLAKTKNRLPLAAIYYGHNAKDSSMAFAYRSELIRAGGKVLEIKEIDGSASVLNEQMSNFEKEKPNHVVLFSTDSKAGPSLMNVLAGRQLNGILVIAVANSFDFNRVRPTGYGGNLYLIETDYVDIMKDSVKTFQKDYFDKTNTLPSVYSYQGYDQLLFFGRMIGKYNERMKDGIELRKYVDDYLLSGFDYTKSRENSVSAILEYNDTRWVPWPN